A DNA window from Centroberyx gerrardi isolate f3 chromosome 3, fCenGer3.hap1.cur.20231027, whole genome shotgun sequence contains the following coding sequences:
- the LOC144542738 gene encoding uncharacterized protein LOC144542738, which yields MLGLILMVTFSIIKFKRMKKDLEDPYRENIDIDRHSEGYTNMDGKTSETSEQRRASPQEEKPEADRRRKSRDSETDGTGPGRETVKRDRSHSGTGDRDSDSDESHTSTF from the exons ATGCTGGGATTGATCCTGATGGTGACGTTCTCGATCATCAA GTTCAAAAGGATGAAGAAAGATCTGGAGGATCCCTACAGGGAGAACATTGACATCGACAGGCACAGCGAGGGATACAC GAACATGGACGGGAAAACTTCTGAAACCTCAGAACAG AGGCGGGCGTCGCCACAGGAGGAGAAGCCAGAGGCCGACCGGcggaggaagagcagagacagtgagacagatggaaCGGGTCCCGGCAGGGAGACGGTTAAACGGGACAGAAGCCACAGCGGGACaggggacagagacagtgacagtgatgaAAGCCACACCTCCACTTTCTGA